DNA sequence from the Myxococcales bacterium genome:
ACTACGTCGACCTCGGGGCCGCCTACGTCGCCGCTTCGCTGAAGCAGATCTGCGCCGAGCTCGCGATCTTTCTCCTGCACGCCGGCCCCGGCGACGCCGCCGCCAAGGGGGTGATCGAGCGCTTCCACAAGACCTGGCGCGCCGAAGTCGGCGCCGAGCTGCCGTCCTATCCGCTGCCGCTCGCCGAGCTCAACCGCCTCCACACCGCCTGGATGACCTGCGAGTACCACAGGCGCGTCCATGCCGCGACCGGCCAGAGCCCCGCGATCGCTTCCTCGCGGGCGCCGAGCACCTGCGTCATGTCCCTCAGGACATCAACATCGACGAGATCTTCCTGCACCGCGAGCGACGCACGGTCCGCGCCGACGGCACGATCCGCTGGGAGGGCGGCTTCTACGAGGTCCCAGGCGAGTACGTCGGCGAGAAGGTCGAGCTGCGCTTCGCCCCGCTCCGCCCCGATCTCCCGCTCCTGCTCTACGTCGACGGCGTGCGCGTCACCGAGGTCTTCCCGCTCAACCGCCTCGCCAACCACCGCCGCCCACGCCGCGAGCTGCCCGGCCCCGAGCCCGCCCCGCCCCGCGTCCTCAAGGGCCCCCTCGACTACATCGACGACGAGTACCAGGCGCTGCTCCGCGCCTTCGGCGACGAGAACGATTCATCATCTGACCCAGAGGACATCCCATGACCTGGCGCGAGCGCTTCGGCATGCACACCGCGCCGCTCCCCGCGGCGCCGCGGGCGAGAGCTTCTTCGAGCGCGACCCGCACTATCAGCGGGCTCGCGCGCGCCTTCTGCTGGCTCGCCACCGAGCCTGGCCTCGGAGTCCTCACCGGCGAGCCTGGCGTCGGCAAATCGGCCGCGATCCGCCACCTCTGCCGCGCCCTCCACCCCGACGAGCACCGCGTCCTCTACCTCTCCGACTGCGCGGTCAAGCCCCTCGATCTCTACCGTATGCTCGCCGCCGAGCTCGGCCTACGACCCAGCGCGCGCGCAGATCGTCGCCGACATCAAACGCGCGCTTGTCACCCTCGTCGACGAGCGCGGGATCGTCCCCGTCGTCGTCCTCGACGAAGCTCAAGGACTCCGCGACGAGCTCCTCCACGAGCTCCACGGCCTCTGTAGCCTCGACTTCGACGGCCGCGACTACCTCACCCTCTGGCTCGTCGGCCACCCCTCCCCTGAGCAGGCGCCTGCGCCTCCAGCAGCACACCGCGCTCGCCCAGCGCGTCCTCGTCCACCTCCCACTCGTCGCCAAGACCGACCTATCTGTCCTTGGAGACATGCTCGATCACGGCCTCACCCACGCCGGCGCCTCACCCGCTCTGCTCACCGACGACGCCCGCGCCGCGCTCCCTCCACGCCGCCCGCGGCCTCCCCCCGGCTCCTCAGCCACCTCCTCCGCCTCGCCCTCCTCCTCGCCGACGAGCGCGCCTCCCCCAGATCGACGCCTCGATCATCAACTCCCGCTCTCATCCTCCTCCACCTCGATCACCCCAAGCAACCCCAAACCCCTCCTAAATCCCGCTTCCAACGTGACCCAAGATCACGCGCATAAACCGACCCGACACACCCGGCGCGTATGCGATCCCGCCGGTAGCGCTCGATGAGATGCGGACAGGTCACCCACCGAAACGCGCCCGTGAGCGAACGAACCGGCAGGAGCACGAGGCGCCCGTCGGCGACGAGGAGCTCCCCGGGCCTCTCCGGCTCGCCGCAGAGCTGCTTCGCGGCTGCGCTCTCGTCGCCTGCCCGGCTCCTTAGAGCCCCCTTGAGGCTAGAGCCGACGATCACCGGATAATCGGTCGCCGCCTCACGCGCGACCGGCAGGTCGACGACGCCCGTCGCCCGACCGGAGCCGGGTGGATCGATGTCTCCGCCAGGAGACCGAGGATCACTGTGTTCTTCACGACTTCTTCTCCTCTCCCACGGGCCATGTCCCGAGGGCCACAAGACCAAAACCCCAGGCCGTCCGCGCGCCGACGCGCAGGAACCCGCCCCGCCGCAGGAGCTCGACCAACCGCCTCGGTTCGCGCGCCTGACAGAACAGCACGCTCCCTGCCGGCATCACGCTGGCGAGCGGTCGGGGCTGGCGCGAGAGCGTGCTCCAGCCGCCGATCCGCTGCGGCCGACCGCCGGCAGCGGTCACCACCTCGACATCGCCAGCGTCGGCCGGAAAACCCGGGTTCGCGCCGAGACGCGCCTCGACATCGACCGGCGTGAGCGCGACCATGAGGACCCTACCGCTTGCCTCGATCGCTGCGAGCGCGCGCGCAGAGGGCGCGACGCCGAGGGGCCCAGACCCGCGGGCGAGCTCAGCGACGCGGCTTTCACCGCCAAGCGGGATTATCTGACCAAATGGCCAGCTCCACTCGTCGGGCACCCCCGCGACCTCGACCCCTATCGACACCCCGCGACCTAACCGGACGTGGCGCGAGCTGTAGAGCATGCCTGGCTTGGCGGCGCGGGTGCTCGGCTCGAGCGCGAGCCCGACCCG
Encoded proteins:
- a CDS encoding ATP-binding protein gives rise to the protein MTWRERFGMHTAPLPAAPRARASSSATRTISGLARAFCWLATEPGLGVLTGEPGVGKSAAIRHLCRALHPDEHRVLYLSDCAVKPLDLYRMLAAELGLRPSARADRRRHQTRACHPRRRARDRPRRRPRRSSRTPRRAPPRAPRPL
- the cmr4 gene encoding type III-B CRISPR module RAMP protein Cmr4 gives rise to the protein MVLWPSGHGPWERRRSREEHSDPRSPGGDIDPPGSGRATGVVDLPVAREAATDYPVIVGSSLKGALRSRAGDESAAAKQLCGEPERPGELLVADGRLVLLPVRSLTGAFRWVTCPHLIERYRRDRIRAGCVGSVYARDLGSRWKRDLGGVWGCLG